One Archocentrus centrarchus isolate MPI-CPG fArcCen1 chromosome 14, fArcCen1, whole genome shotgun sequence DNA window includes the following coding sequences:
- the capns1a gene encoding calpain small subunit 1a has protein sequence MFLFKAVLGGIIDAASNIDPAQFASSDPPPQRGPITHAAQNESEEEKQFRKVFQQLAGEDMEVSPNELKDILNRIISKHKDLKTDGFSIESCRSMVAVMDSDSTGKLGFDEFRYLWDHIKKWQAVYKSYDRDHSGSIDASELPGAFKAAGFNLNDQLFQMIIRRYCDESGNMDFDNYIGCLVRLDAMCRAFKTLDKDNNGTIKVNIKEWLQLTMYS, from the exons ATGTTTCTCTTCAAAGCAGTTCTTGGTGGGATCATTGATGCTGCCAG CAACATCGACCCAGCCCAGTTTGCATCCTCTGACCCC CCTCCACAACGCGGGCCAATCACACATGCAGCACAGAATGAGAGTGAAGAAGAGAAGCAGTTCCGCAAAGTCTTCCAGCAGCTTGCTGGAGAG GATATGGAAGTGAGCCCCAATGAGCTGAAGGACATCCTCAACAGGATCATTTCAAAGC ATAAAGACCTGAAGACCGACGGCTTCAGCATCGAGTCGTGCAGGAGCATGGTGGCAGTCATGGAT AGTGACAGCACTGGAAAACTCGGCTTTGATGAATTCAGATATCTCTGGGACCACATAAAAAAATGGCAG GCGGTGTACAAGAGCTACGACAGAGATCACTCCGGTTCCATTGATGCCAGCGAGCTGCCCGGTGCTTTCAAAGCTGCTG GCTTCAATCTCAATGACCAGCTGTTCCAGATGATCATTCGCAGATACTGCGATGAAAGTGGCAACATGGACTTTGACAACTACATCGGGTGCCTCGTGAGGCTGGATGCTATGTGCC GTGCCTTCAAAACCCTGGATAAGGATAACAACGGGACCATCAAAGTCAATATTAAGGAG TGGCTCCAGCTGACCATGTACTCTTGA
- the LOC115792161 gene encoding nuclear apoptosis-inducing factor 1 produces the protein MSSPIYYNQDSVTRFKKRKARFSFSEVHILLDEVRKHRMVVVGKFNRGVPTDMKKRTWAEITARVNEIGECQREVIEVIKKWSDLKCDTKRKVAAMRSGTVPNRGLNSRLSRDLNQTEKIVLQILEMDEEEQSTGDFGPLGEDDDVPEEEEELEEEDMIGLQSSPNGGLDMLPMPPPSSYNISGLAQSGDSSQPAFDVQYEVPPAEDTENAFGDSDDEQRDDVLTSTQAAKPKDDHQANNGTQKQGQPQTSAGLSASAATLPVPGHPSQSTRDSMLHNASLSLQEQHATNILLETVSRSLELLSESVQQLAETQQEFVRESLQLQRETVQVLRDFTGGAIALMHDKLNGRPAL, from the exons ATGTCTTCACCGATATACTACAACCAAGACAGTGTCACACGCTTCAAGAAAAGAAAGGCTCGTTTCTCTTTCAGTGAAGTCCACATACTGCTGGATGAAGTGAGGAAGCACCGTATGGTGGTTGTGG GCAAATTCAATCGTGGCGTGCCAACAGACATGAAAAAGCGCACATGGGCAGAGATTACCGCACGGGTCAATGAGATCGGGGAGTGCCAGCGTGAGGTCATAGAGGTCATCAAGAAGTGGTCTGACCTGAAGTGTGACACAAAGCGGAAAGTGGCTGCTATGCGGTCAGGGACAGTGCCCAACAGAGGACTCAACTCGCGCCTTTCCCGGGACCTTAATCAGACAGAGAAAATAGTCCTCCAGATTCTGGAGATGGACGAGGAAGAGCAGAGCACCGGTGACTTCGGCCCGTTGGGGGAAGACGATGATGtgccagaggaggaagaagagttGGAAGAGGAAGATATGATTGGATTGCAGAGCTCTCCCAATGGCGGGTTGGACATGTTGCCTATGCCTCCACCTTCTTCATACAACATAAGTGGACTTGCGCAGTCAG GGGACTCGTCTCAGCCCGCTTTTGATGTGCAATATGAGGTTCCTCCTGCAGAAG atACTGAAAATGCATTTGGAGACTCAGACGATGAACAAAGAGATGATGTGTTAACTTCAACTCAGGCAGCAAAACCAAAAGACGATCACCAAGCCAACAACGGCACCCAGAAACAAGGACAACCTCAGACGTCTGCCGGACTGTCAGCATCAGCGGCCACTCTTCCCGTGCCAGGTCACCCCTCACAGAGCACGAGGGACAGCATGCTGCACAATGCGTCGCTGAGCCTTCAGGAGCAGCACGCCACCAACATCCTGCTGGAGACTGTTTCACGCTCCCTGGAGCTTCTGTCAGAGTCAGTGCAGCAGCTGGCAGAGACTCAGCAGGAGTTTGTGCGCGAGTCGCTGCAGCTCCAGCGGGAGACGGTGCAGGTGCTCAGAGACTTCACAGGTGGAGCCATCGCGCTCATGCATGATAAACTGAATGGACGGCCAGCGTTATAA
- the dlb gene encoding delta-like protein B: protein MAHLHLRYLLVLALVHAVLSSGVFELKIHSFHTAQRICRRHRDCHIFFRICLKHPEDVISAEPPCTFGTGHTNVIRADHTSISSSAPIRVPFHFKWPGTFSLIIEAWNAESPTEYTDNQNNLVSRLATRRRLAIGEDWSQDVHFGEQSELRYSYHVFCDEYYFGDGCADYCRPRDDTLGHYTCDEEGNRICLEGWKGNYCSEPICSAECSERHGYCEAPGGCTCRMGWQGPSCNECVRYPGCLHGTCSQPWQCNCQEGWGGLFCDQDLNYCTNHKPCANGATCTNTGQGSYTCNCRPGFGGTNCELETNECDSNPCKNGGSCNDLENDYSCTCPQGFYGKNCEIIAMTCADGPCFNGGTCVETVTGGYTCRCPPSYTGSNCEKKLDRCSNRPCLNGGECLDLGQSILCRCQAGFTGANCQVNIDDCASSPCQNAGTCQDGVNDYTCSCTLGYTGKNCSVRSDACGAHPCQNGGTCFTHFTGPVCQCPMGFMGPSCEFTLQPSFKPALRQTSQPSSTTLTLSCALAILVLVLVAGILFLRRRRRRMQGRKQLRDTAVYNDLETVNNLGGSERDAFLGPNGLFKISNSTARLSLSLCPDSRPGYRHNPVENSLSRGERQDFMWRDEAGLR from the exons atggcacaTCTGCACCTGAGATACCTGCTGGTTTTGGCCTTAGTGCACGCA GTTCTGTCCTCTGGTGTGTTTGAGCTGAAGATTCATTCCTTCCACACGGCGCAGCGGATCTGCAGAAGACACAGAGactgtcatatttttttcagaatttgcCTGAAACACCCAGAGGATGTGATCTCCGCGGAGCCGCCCTGCACCTTTGGTACCGGGCACACCAACGTCATCAGGGCCGACCACACCTCGATCTCCAGCAGCGCTCCCATCAGGGTGCCTTTTCACTTCAAGTGGCCg gGAACATTTTCGTTGATCATTGAAGCCTGGAACGCTGAATCTCCCACAGAATACACCG ACAATCAGAACAACCTCGTGAGCCGCCTGGCGACCAGGAGGAGACTTGCCATCGGGGAAGACTGGTCCCAGGACGTGCACTTCGGCGAGCAGAGCGAGCTGCGGTACTCCTACCACGTCTTCTGCGACGAGTACTACTTTGGAGACGGCTGCGCTGACTACTGCAGGCCGAGGGATGACACGCTGGGCCACTACACCTGCGACGAAGAGGGCAACCGCATCTGCCTGGAGGGCTGGAAAGGAAACTACTGCTCTGAAC CCATCTGCTCGGCGGAATGCAGTGAGAGGCATGGCTACTGTGAGGCCCCAGGGGGCTGTACGTGCCGCATGGGCTGGCAGGGCCCTTCCTGCAATGAATGCGTCCGCTACCCAGGCTGCCTCCACGGGACATGCAGCCAGCCGTGGCAGTGTAACTGTCAGGAGGGCTGGGGGGGCCTCTTCTGCGACCAGGACTTGAACTACTGCACCAACCACAAACCATGCGCTAATGGTGCAACCTGCACCAACACGGGCCAGGGCAGTTACACTTGCAACTGCCGGCCCGGCTTTGGAGGTACAAACTGTGAGCTGGAAACCAACGAGTGTGACAGCAACCCCTGCAAGAATGGAGGCAGCTGCAAC GATCTGGAGAACGACTACTCCTGCACCTGCCCTCAGGGATTCTATGGTAAGAACTGTGAGATCATTGCCATGACGTGCGCAGATGGTCCCTGCTTCAATGGAGGCACCTGTGTGGAGACAGTGACCGGAGGCTACACCTGCCGCTGCCCTCCCAGCTACACCGGCTCCAACTGTGAGAAGAAGCTGGACCGTTGCAGCAACAGGCCCTGTCTAAATG GCGGTGAGTGTCTGGACCTCGGCCAGAGCATCTTGTGCCGCTGTCAGGCAGGCTTCACAGGTGCCAACTGCCAGGTCAACATTGATGACTGTGCCTCGAGCCCCTGCCAGAATGCTGGAACCTGCCAAGATGGTGTAAACGACTACACCTGTTCCTGCACTCTGGGATACACTGGCAAGAACTGCAGCGTGCGCTCGGACGCCTGCGGAGCCCATCCCTGCCAGAACGGTGGCACTTGCTTCACCCACTTCACTGGGCCTGTGTGCCAATGCCCTATGGGCTTTATGGGTCCCAGTTGTGAGTTCACGCTTCAGCCCAGTTTCAAGCCAGCTTTGCGCCAAACCTCCCAACCCTCCTCTACTACCCTCACCCTCTCCTGTGCTCTGGCTATCCTGGTACTGGTTCTGGTTGCTGGGATCCTCTTCTtgaggcggaggaggaggagaatgcAGGGAAGGAAGCAGCTAAGAGACACTGCAGTTTATAATGACTTGGAGACGGTCAACAACCTGGGAGGCAGCGAAAGAGATGCCTTCCTTGGCCCCAACGGCCTCTTCAAGATCAGCAACAGCACAGCCCGCCTCAGCCTCTCCCTGTGCCCGGACAGCAGACCAGGGTACAGGCACAACCCTGTGGAGAACAGCCTCTCCAGAGGGGAACGTCAGGACTTCATGTGGAGGGATGAGGCAGGGCtgagatga